One genomic region from Verrucomicrobiota bacterium encodes:
- a CDS encoding 4'-phosphopantetheinyl transferase superfamily protein → MAFAELGVGYRNPSVVHACTFSLKQYAQRLGYMHEWLSPEEQVRAQGFLRETDRTRFVLGRAIVRSLCGAHLGVEPARVRLNHTSTGKPYLANPIPVGRKRFEFNVAHSGDCILVAWAEAQAVGVDLEALELYGSVLIDDVSAIAFSTAERAVLSAARPDEVINTFYRIWVRKEAVVKAEGCGLGGSLRSFSVAHCKASCAEWFDEVRYPESGYHWRTIDWIPAPGHLAALAFPQGSIVRHCAPEDIYPKAWTWFAP, encoded by the coding sequence ATGGCTTTCGCTGAGTTGGGAGTTGGATACCGCAACCCGTCTGTCGTGCACGCCTGTACTTTCAGCCTAAAGCAGTATGCGCAGCGGCTCGGTTACATGCATGAATGGCTTTCGCCCGAGGAACAGGTACGCGCGCAAGGTTTTCTCCGGGAAACAGACCGAACGCGATTTGTGCTTGGCCGCGCGATCGTGCGCAGCCTTTGCGGAGCGCATTTGGGGGTTGAGCCTGCGAGGGTACGGCTGAATCACACGTCGACGGGCAAGCCGTACCTTGCGAACCCGATTCCGGTGGGCCGGAAGCGTTTCGAATTCAACGTTGCGCATAGCGGCGACTGTATTCTGGTCGCCTGGGCTGAAGCGCAAGCGGTCGGGGTCGACCTTGAGGCGCTGGAGCTTTATGGGTCCGTTTTAATCGACGATGTCTCAGCAATCGCATTTTCGACCGCCGAGCGCGCCGTTCTATCAGCCGCCAGGCCTGATGAGGTGATTAACACGTTTTATCGCATTTGGGTGAGAAAGGAGGCGGTGGTCAAAGCCGAAGGTTGCGGCCTTGGCGGCTCCCTGCGCTCGTTTTCAGTAGCCCACTGCAAGGCGAGTTGCGCAGAGTGGTTCGACGAGGTGCGTTATCCCGAAAGCGGGTACCATTGGAGGACCATCGACTGGATCCCGGCGCCCGGTCACCTGGCCGCGCTGGCATTTCCGCAAGGTTCGATTGTCCGCCACTGTGCGCCTGAAGATATCTACCCGAAAGCTTGGACCTGGTTCGCCCCGTAA
- a CDS encoding 2-dehydropantoate 2-reductase, producing the protein MRTLIVGIGALGGLIAARMQASGCSVWLATRNAESALALRRSGLRVTGVGGDVTVKVPDIAALDNYLAGSSFDLIVLATKAQDAIDTAPRLAGLLGAGGVLLPIQNGGVSQLLADRFGVERVLGGLSNLGATMPAPGVYEQRNAGHLLIGELGGRKSARAERVSRWLGRGVEVRVTPNLPGAIWSKLLLNCSVTTLGAIAGRTMRRYINLPEGRELFDRTYAETLLVARATGARPEPMIVDPVPPEWNGQITRGAEHDAWIGQILKAYGDLKPSMLQDFERGRRTEIDFINGYVVNLGRQLKIPTPLNEAIVETVQAITGRHLASGPVLLTRILAGAR; encoded by the coding sequence ATGAGGACGTTGATCGTTGGCATCGGCGCCTTGGGCGGGCTCATTGCCGCCCGGATGCAGGCGAGTGGTTGTTCCGTTTGGCTGGCAACTCGGAACGCCGAGTCGGCATTGGCACTGAGAAGGTCAGGCCTTCGCGTGACGGGGGTCGGGGGCGACGTTACCGTTAAAGTGCCGGACATTGCAGCCCTTGACAACTACCTTGCCGGTAGCTCGTTCGACCTGATCGTGCTTGCCACCAAAGCTCAGGATGCGATCGATACAGCGCCACGGCTGGCAGGATTGCTTGGAGCAGGCGGGGTGCTGCTGCCAATCCAGAACGGCGGCGTCTCTCAGCTTCTCGCAGACCGGTTCGGCGTGGAGCGGGTGCTGGGTGGCCTATCGAACCTGGGGGCCACGATGCCGGCCCCGGGCGTCTATGAGCAACGCAACGCAGGCCACCTGCTCATCGGCGAACTCGGCGGCCGCAAGAGTGCGCGCGCCGAGCGAGTTAGTCGATGGCTCGGCCGAGGCGTGGAAGTGAGGGTGACGCCCAACCTTCCCGGGGCCATTTGGTCGAAGCTGCTCCTGAACTGTTCCGTCACCACCCTCGGCGCGATTGCGGGCCGGACGATGCGCCGGTACATCAACCTGCCTGAGGGCCGCGAACTGTTTGACCGGACCTATGCGGAAACGCTGCTGGTGGCGCGCGCAACCGGCGCTCGGCCGGAGCCCATGATCGTCGACCCAGTGCCGCCGGAGTGGAATGGGCAAATCACGCGCGGCGCCGAACACGATGCATGGATTGGTCAGATCCTGAAAGCCTACGGTGACTTGAAGCCGTCCATGCTCCAGGACTTTGAGCGCGGGCGCCGGACGGAGATCGACTTCATCAACGGCTACGTCGTGAACCTTGGCCGGCAGTTAAAAATTCCAACGCCCTTGAATGAGGCGATTGTTGAGACGGTACAGGCGATTACCGGCCGGCACCTCGCTTCCGGTCCGGTACTCCTTACGCGTATCCTGGCTGGAGCCCGATGA
- a CDS encoding amino acid adenylation domain-containing protein: MAKPSTFSAGDEVFIFPTSFAQQRLWFLDRLVPDRQLYTVDVAMRLDGEVDLETLTWAVDALVARHESLRTTFVAIEGQPFAQVGGGAPVVLEVDVDPREFVRRSFDLERGPLLRVCVIPKQRLLIVCIHHIVTDGWSMRIFLRELSALYAAGHARRPVALSPLPIQYADFAVWQRRELAGARLQELLAFWREELAGAQVLDLATDRPRPIIPSFRGDSVPMELEPALIQKLQVLAHEQGATMFMALLAVFSVLLSRYSGQDDVTVGTPVAGRTRGELEGLIGFFVNTLVLRIDLGGDPSLRDLLARIRDRAVRAYAHQELPFEKLVEDLQPERDLSRNPLYQVFFQLATAPSPEGEAAAPCGDGLTSSVRRDPADDPPLRFSWTSLPSSGHSSKFDLNLSLWEGPGGVGGRLEYASDLFERATATRMASHFQVLLERLVADPDTPVSGVPLLTSDECRCLDGFNSTAAPIPELCVHDLIDAQAARTPDAPAVGDVSYRGLVYMANGLAHHLIDRGVGPNALVALSLPPSPELIAAVLGIWKAGAAYLPLDPDDPEARRQQILADADPAFVLTAADPFPPPRATSPGVTSDSHRVAYAIYTSGSSGAPKAVLAEHRGVLNFLCWFTSAFPELLPWITRLTFDASLKQVFAPLIAGRPVWIPPDSALVDPVVLARELSKRCGIALNCVPSQWEAILDAVESGRVPSLRGRLSTVILGGESLPPSLAARTHAAMPEAKLWNVYGPTETTSVATAALVVPGEGITIGKPIANVEVVVAGRQGEALPVGVPGELWLAGAGLARGYLRRPDLTAERFVWRQGRRFYRSGDRVRRRADGALEFLGRLDEQLKLGGRRLEPGEIEAQLRACPGVNAAAVAMREGQLVAYVAGAARPEALRERLRERLPAWMVPSQLEVLAALPRTANGKLDRRALPAPRGRAAPRGRAPGGGLERQVAAVWREVLGVAEVGVHDNFFDLGGQSLLLVRVQARLAKRLNRDIPILELFRRPTIHALAA, encoded by the coding sequence GTGGCCAAGCCTTCGACGTTTAGCGCAGGAGACGAGGTTTTTATTTTTCCAACCTCATTTGCGCAGCAGCGCCTTTGGTTCCTCGACCGGCTGGTGCCTGACCGTCAGCTTTACACCGTCGATGTCGCGATGCGCCTGGATGGTGAAGTGGATTTAGAGACTTTGACGTGGGCAGTGGACGCGTTGGTAGCTCGACACGAGAGTTTGCGCACGACCTTCGTGGCGATAGAGGGTCAGCCATTCGCGCAGGTAGGTGGCGGCGCCCCTGTCGTCTTGGAGGTGGATGTCGATCCGCGGGAGTTCGTCCGCCGGTCGTTCGATCTGGAACGTGGTCCTTTGCTGCGGGTCTGCGTGATTCCTAAGCAACGTTTGTTGATCGTGTGCATCCATCACATCGTGACTGACGGTTGGTCGATGCGGATTTTCCTGCGGGAGTTATCCGCGTTGTACGCGGCCGGGCACGCGAGGAGACCGGTGGCTTTGTCGCCGCTGCCGATTCAGTATGCGGATTTCGCCGTGTGGCAACGGCGCGAATTAGCTGGTGCCCGCTTGCAAGAGCTACTCGCCTTCTGGCGAGAGGAATTGGCAGGGGCGCAGGTATTAGATCTGGCGACTGACCGGCCGCGGCCGATCATCCCCAGCTTCCGGGGTGATAGCGTGCCGATGGAGTTGGAACCGGCGTTGATTCAAAAATTGCAGGTCCTGGCTCACGAGCAGGGAGCGACGATGTTTATGGCGTTGCTGGCGGTGTTCTCGGTACTGTTGAGCCGATATAGCGGGCAGGACGATGTGACGGTGGGCACGCCGGTGGCCGGACGCACCCGGGGCGAGTTGGAAGGTTTGATCGGGTTTTTCGTGAACACGCTCGTCCTTCGAATCGACCTCGGGGGTGATCCAAGCTTGCGCGACTTACTGGCGCGGATCCGGGATCGGGCGGTCCGGGCGTATGCCCATCAGGAGCTGCCTTTCGAAAAGCTGGTTGAAGATCTCCAGCCCGAACGCGACCTGAGTCGTAATCCCCTTTACCAGGTTTTCTTCCAACTCGCCACCGCGCCGTCACCTGAGGGCGAAGCAGCCGCACCGTGCGGCGACGGCCTTACTTCTTCTGTTCGGCGCGACCCTGCGGACGACCCACCCTTGCGCTTCTCATGGACCTCTTTGCCGTCGTCCGGACATTCGTCGAAATTTGACCTTAACCTGTCGTTATGGGAGGGCCCTGGTGGTGTCGGGGGCAGGTTGGAGTACGCGAGTGACTTGTTCGAGCGAGCAACGGCAACCCGAATGGCGAGCCATTTTCAGGTGCTTCTCGAAAGGCTGGTTGCCGATCCGGATACTCCGGTCAGCGGCGTGCCGTTGCTAACCTCGGATGAGTGCCGCTGCCTGGATGGGTTCAATTCCACCGCTGCGCCGATACCCGAGCTTTGCGTGCACGACCTGATTGACGCGCAGGCCGCCCGTACCCCCGACGCGCCTGCCGTAGGGGATGTGAGCTACCGGGGCTTGGTCTACATGGCCAATGGTCTGGCGCACCACCTGATCGACCGCGGCGTTGGGCCGAACGCGCTTGTCGCGCTATCGCTTCCTCCTAGCCCTGAATTGATTGCCGCCGTGCTGGGCATCTGGAAAGCGGGTGCCGCCTACCTGCCTTTGGACCCGGACGATCCCGAGGCGCGGCGCCAGCAGATCCTCGCAGATGCCGACCCGGCATTCGTCCTGACCGCCGCCGACCCGTTCCCGCCACCCCGGGCCACTTCCCCAGGCGTTACCAGTGATTCTCATCGAGTCGCCTATGCCATCTACACCTCCGGGTCGAGCGGTGCACCCAAAGCGGTCCTGGCCGAACATCGCGGGGTCCTTAATTTTCTGTGCTGGTTTACGTCTGCATTTCCTGAACTCTTGCCATGGATCACCCGCCTGACTTTCGACGCCTCGCTCAAACAGGTGTTCGCGCCGTTGATCGCGGGCCGGCCGGTGTGGATCCCACCGGACTCTGCGCTCGTCGATCCGGTCGTGCTGGCGCGTGAGCTTAGCAAACGATGCGGCATCGCGCTCAACTGCGTACCCAGTCAATGGGAGGCGATTCTGGACGCGGTGGAGTCCGGTCGGGTGCCTTCATTGAGGGGTCGCCTGAGCACCGTCATCCTCGGCGGTGAATCTCTTCCGCCGTCCCTCGCCGCGCGTACGCACGCGGCGATGCCTGAGGCAAAACTCTGGAATGTCTATGGGCCGACGGAAACCACCAGCGTGGCGACCGCGGCCCTTGTGGTCCCCGGGGAAGGCATTACCATTGGCAAGCCGATTGCCAACGTGGAGGTGGTGGTGGCGGGCCGGCAGGGCGAAGCGCTGCCCGTCGGGGTGCCCGGGGAACTCTGGCTGGCCGGGGCCGGCCTGGCGCGCGGCTACCTGCGCCGGCCCGACTTGACGGCCGAACGCTTCGTCTGGCGCCAGGGCCGGCGCTTTTACCGCTCCGGCGACCGGGTGCGCCGCCGGGCCGACGGCGCCCTGGAGTTTTTGGGCCGGCTCGACGAGCAGCTCAAGCTGGGCGGCCGGCGGCTCGAACCGGGCGAAATCGAGGCGCAGCTGCGCGCCTGCCCCGGGGTCAACGCCGCGGCGGTGGCCATGCGCGAGGGCCAACTGGTGGCCTACGTGGCCGGGGCGGCTCGGCCCGAGGCGCTGCGCGAGCGGCTGCGCGAACGGTTGCCGGCCTGGATGGTGCCCTCGCAGCTGGAGGTGCTGGCGGCCTTGCCGCGCACGGCCAACGGCAAGCTGGACCGGCGGGCGCTGCCGGCGCCGCGCGGGCGGGCGGCGCCCCGGGGCCGGGCGCCCGGGGGCGGGCTGGAGCGGCAGGTGGCGGCGGTGTGGCGCGAGGTGCTGGGGGTGGCTGAGGTGGGGGTGCACGACAACTTCTTTGACCTGGGGGGCCAGTCGCTGCTGCTGGTGCGGGTGCAGGCGCGCCTGGCCAAGCGCCTCAACCGCGACATCCCCATCCTGGAACTGTTCCGCCGGCCCACCATCCATGCCCTCGCCGC